From Bacteroidales bacterium, the proteins below share one genomic window:
- a CDS encoding GNAT family N-acetyltransferase produces MNAVYEIRPICIEEWLPDRCMSIKEPLEIHNLIPQHGCPNLLFDKSQIRDRTGFEAFYHDVLNRFTCCGFIAWEKDRIIGYTNFFPHEIARKIKFYGWGETEEEQPDTLIHHCISIVRNPDYRHIGIGSSLIRHSLEWAKTNQWRRYEVHHVLPDIDKGTVSEQKSVLSFWKKFGFSIIGEEEADEKTRKYYGVNKRYSLALDINHS; encoded by the coding sequence ATGAATGCAGTATATGAAATTCGTCCTATATGTATCGAAGAATGGCTACCCGACAGATGTATGTCCATAAAGGAGCCGTTGGAAATACATAATTTAATTCCCCAACACGGTTGCCCTAACTTGTTATTTGACAAATCGCAAATCCGGGATAGGACCGGATTCGAAGCTTTTTACCATGATGTTTTGAATCGTTTTACCTGTTGTGGGTTTATCGCCTGGGAAAAGGACAGGATCATCGGTTATACGAATTTCTTTCCTCATGAAATAGCCCGGAAAATAAAATTTTATGGCTGGGGCGAAACGGAAGAAGAACAACCCGATACACTAATCCATCATTGCATTTCCATTGTCCGGAATCCGGATTACAGGCACATAGGGATCGGCAGCAGCTTAATACGGCATTCGTTGGAATGGGCTAAAACCAATCAATGGAGAAGGTATGAAGTCCATCATGTTTTGCCAGACATCGATAAAGGAACAGTAAGTGAACAAAAATCTGTATTGTCTTTCTGGAAGAAATTCGGATTTTCAATTATCGGGGAAGAAGAAGCAGACGAGAAGACCAGAAAATATTACGGAGTAAACAAAAGATATTCATTAGCATTGGATATCAATCATTCATAG
- a CDS encoding TIGR02452 family protein — MTREQRIQNAEQTLRIIEKGDYPAGGRTIDISNIIRQSVNDSELFSPETLEEYRSKSFDKKFRTTIEVRNQTSMEAASDCVKTTGRTGCLNFASAKNPGGGFLGGALAQEECLASASSLYPALIKFQKEMYEYNKSRRTYLYSDYMIYSPDVCFFKNDDGELLENPYQIDIITSPAVNVGAMYQNNTSELPLVEKTMMKRTDKLLSLFANKGVETLILGAWGCGVFRNEPQKVAGYFAHYLEKGGKYDGIFGKIVFAVFDRSKNQENINAFKEVFRN; from the coding sequence ATGACCAGGGAACAAAGAATACAAAATGCGGAACAGACGCTTCGCATCATAGAAAAAGGTGATTATCCGGCCGGAGGCCGAACAATCGACATCAGCAACATTATCCGACAATCGGTGAACGATAGCGAGCTATTTTCACCCGAAACACTGGAGGAATACAGATCAAAAAGTTTTGACAAAAAATTCCGGACGACTATTGAAGTCCGTAATCAGACATCGATGGAAGCAGCAAGCGATTGTGTAAAGACAACTGGAAGAACAGGATGCCTGAATTTTGCTTCGGCAAAGAACCCTGGCGGAGGATTTCTCGGTGGAGCATTGGCCCAGGAAGAATGCCTGGCTTCGGCATCGTCGCTATATCCCGCACTGATCAAATTTCAGAAAGAAATGTACGAATACAACAAATCCCGACGGACATACCTGTATTCGGATTATATGATTTACAGCCCCGATGTCTGTTTCTTCAAAAACGACGATGGCGAATTGCTCGAAAATCCTTATCAAATAGATATTATCACCAGTCCGGCAGTCAACGTAGGCGCCATGTATCAGAACAATACAAGCGAGTTGCCGTTGGTTGAGAAAACTATGATGAAACGTACGGATAAACTTCTTTCCCTGTTTGCAAACAAAGGAGTGGAAACTCTGATCTTAGGTGCATGGGGATGCGGAGTATTCCGTAATGAACCGCAAAAGGTGGCCGGATATTTTGCGCATTATCTGGAAAAGGGTGGTAAATACGATGGCATATTCGGTAAGATCGTATTTGCGGTGTTTGACAGAAGTAAAAACCAGGAAAACATCAATGCATTTAAAGAAGTATTCCGCAACTAA